In Clostridium omnivorum, the DNA window TGGAAGCGCTTGTTGATAAGCTAATGAGAGAAAAACAGATTAATTCATTTGTTACAGTTGGAAGTACTGAGAGAGGAAGCAAAAATGTAAGTATAAGCTATGATTCTGCAGCTATTCTTCAAGATTATGTATTAATTTATGGATATAACAAGGTAGTAACTTACAGTGAATACAATAAAAAGTATCAATCTGATAATGCAAAGGTAGATATAGAAGAATTCAACAAGCTGGTGTTAAGTAAGGACATTAATGCTATAGAAGTTTATATAGATAATATCTTTAATACCATCTGCAGCTATGAAAATGTTACTCCTGACTTTATTCAAAATACTGCAATAAGAATGCTTAATGTATTAAATAGAATAAATAGGGAATTGAAGCTTTCAGATGAAAATGGAGAAGAGGATTTGAAAAAACTTATATTATATATATTTAATTCAAGGTCTACTGATGAGATAAAAAATAAAATAATAGAAAAAAGTATAGAACTCATATCAAAAATGCAGATAACTTCTAATAAGCTCAGTCCTATAATTCAACAGGTGGTTTCTTACGTAAAAAATAATTATAGTGAGGAAATCTCTCTTAAAACTTTAGGCTTTAAATACAATATTAACCCGTCCTATTTAGGTCAGATATTTAATAAGGAAGTGGGCGAGCCTTTCTCTGAGTTTTTAAATAGAATAAGAAATGAAAAAGCTAAGGATCTACTATTGAACACCAATATGAAGATTAATGATATAGCTGATGAAATAGGGTATATTGATGCCAGCTATTTCTACAGGAAATTTAAGGAACACTTTGGAGTATCACCAAACACAATGAGGAGTAGTAAAAATTACCAACTATAATTTGTACATTAAAACTAAATTTTCTCAACTATAATCTAATATTCCACCATGCTATATTATTCTTAAAGGTAACGTTTTCGGAATGAGGAGGATGGGGAATGGCTAAGTTTATAAAGAAATTTAAAGCCAATAGAGAACTTTTATTATTGGCAGCACCAGGAGCTATATGGTTTTTAATTTTTGCCTATATACCTATGTTTGGCGTAATTATAGCTTTTAAAAATTTTAGAGTAACAGGAAGTGGTTTTATTAAAAGTCTTATTGACAGTGAATGGGTAGGACTTAGAAACTTTCAATTTTTGTTTAAATCCGCAGATGCATGGATAATTACAAGGAATACAGTGCTGTACAATCTGGTTTTTATAATACTAGGAATAGTAATACCAGTTTGTATGGCAATTATGCTCAATGAGCTTTTGAATAAAAAAATGGCTAAGTTTTATCAAAGTGCGATGTTCTTGCCTTACTTTTTATCTTGGGTTGTAGTAAGCTACTGTTTATTTGCATTTTTAAGTGTAGATAAGGGATATATAAACCACCTGCTTAGTTTATTTGGACACAAGGGAATAGATTGGTATACGGAAACTAAATATTGGCCTTGGATAATTATATTAATGAGCCAATGGAAGGGTATAGGATATGGAACGGTAGTTTATCTTGCGTCTATAGCAGGTATAGACAAGACCTATTATGAAGCAGCAATGATAGACGGAGCCACTAAGTGGCAGCAAATTAAATTTATAACAATTCCACTACTAAGACCAGTTATAACAATACTTTTCATATTATCAGTAGGAAAGATATTTAATGCAGACTTTGGACTTTTCTATCAGCTCCCAAAGAATTCAGGACCTCTATACCCTGTAACTAATGTTATAGATACTTATGTTTATAGAGGATTAATATCCCTTGGGGAAATAGGAATGAGTTCAGCAGCAGCTCTTTATCAATCTGTTGTAGGGTTTATATTAATTATGCTTTCAAACTATATAGTTAAGAAAATAGATAATGAAAATTCATTATTCTAGGCTGAGAGGTGAAAATAGTAATGTTTAAAAAGAAAGATAAAGTTGATTTTAGTGATAATAACAAATTTATAAGCATATCAAAAAATACCAATGTAGTAATGAATATAATACTAACTATTTTTGCACTGCTTAGTGTAATACCATTTATATTTGTTGCCATAATATCCTTTACCAGCGAAAAAGCTTTAAAGCTGAATGGCTATAGTTTTTTTCCTAAAGAGTTTAGCCTTGCAGCATATGATTATGTAATAAACTCTAGCTCACAGCTGTTAAAGTCCTATGGAGTAACTATAATGATAACAGTTCTTGGAACTATTATAGGACTATTCTTTATTTCTACATACGCTTTTGCAATATCTAGGAGAAGCTTTGCATATAGAGGATTCTTTACCATGGTAGCTTTTATACCAATGCTATTTAGTGGTGGTTTAGTTTCAACCTACCTTGTTATGACAAAGTTTTTACACCTTAAAAATACTATTTGGGCACTTATACTGCCTATGTGTATGAATTCCTGGTATATCATTGTACTGAGAACTTTCTTTAAAACCTCGGTACCGGATGCAGTTATTGAATCAGCAAAGATA includes these proteins:
- a CDS encoding response regulator transcription factor, producing the protein MYKVMLVDDEALILNGLKALIEWEELGLSIEYTALNGEEALQKFKENPVEIIVTDITMPKMNGLELIKKIKEINSSTKFIILSGYDEFSYAKQAIALGIENYILKPINEEELEATLENIINKLKVSTEVPVLEGKKLEILRENILYRWVINSISINELEERDFILGLSLNLNFYTAAVLKLYNEMLQPGDIYSVYSYIKSETEEWKSCTVFRDLHNNIIFLKGGSLEECNYLKEQMEALVDKLMREKQINSFVTVGSTERGSKNVSISYDSAAILQDYVLIYGYNKVVTYSEYNKKYQSDNAKVDIEEFNKLVLSKDINAIEVYIDNIFNTICSYENVTPDFIQNTAIRMLNVLNRINRELKLSDENGEEDLKKLILYIFNSRSTDEIKNKIIEKSIELISKMQITSNKLSPIIQQVVSYVKNNYSEEISLKTLGFKYNINPSYLGQIFNKEVGEPFSEFLNRIRNEKAKDLLLNTNMKINDIADEIGYIDASYFYRKFKEHFGVSPNTMRSSKNYQL
- a CDS encoding ABC transporter permease, translated to MAKFIKKFKANRELLLLAAPGAIWFLIFAYIPMFGVIIAFKNFRVTGSGFIKSLIDSEWVGLRNFQFLFKSADAWIITRNTVLYNLVFIILGIVIPVCMAIMLNELLNKKMAKFYQSAMFLPYFLSWVVVSYCLFAFLSVDKGYINHLLSLFGHKGIDWYTETKYWPWIIILMSQWKGIGYGTVVYLASIAGIDKTYYEAAMIDGATKWQQIKFITIPLLRPVITILFILSVGKIFNADFGLFYQLPKNSGPLYPVTNVIDTYVYRGLISLGEIGMSSAAALYQSVVGFILIMLSNYIVKKIDNENSLF
- a CDS encoding carbohydrate ABC transporter permease; its protein translation is MFKKKDKVDFSDNNKFISISKNTNVVMNIILTIFALLSVIPFIFVAIISFTSEKALKLNGYSFFPKEFSLAAYDYVINSSSQLLKSYGVTIMITVLGTIIGLFFISTYAFAISRRSFAYRGFFTMVAFIPMLFSGGLVSTYLVMTKFLHLKNTIWALILPMCMNSWYIIVLRTFFKTSVPDAVIESAKIDGASEMRLFFQIVLPISLPGMATIALFLTLGYWNDWFNAMLYIDQASLTPLQYMLMRIENSMEFLSQNATKLGMAQIEASAKLPKETAKMAMVVLSTAPIIFAYPFFQKYFVQGLTIGAVKE